One stretch of Catellicoccus marimammalium M35/04/3 DNA includes these proteins:
- a CDS encoding phage holin family protein, protein MSLIQRIIVNVLTFISLTVLFPSMVHVESLWYAILAAFVLAFLNMFIAPILNLLTLPLTLLTFGLFSFIINAGMLELTSFFVSGIQFSSFWSALLTAFVLSLVNGVVIKNNMI, encoded by the coding sequence ATGTCATTGATTCAAAGAATTATTGTCAATGTATTAACTTTTATTTCATTGACAGTATTATTTCCCTCTATGGTTCATGTAGAAAGTTTATGGTATGCAATATTAGCTGCTTTTGTGCTTGCTTTTTTAAATATGTTTATTGCACCCATCCTAAACCTTTTAACACTACCATTAACCTTACTTACTTTTGGTTTATTTAGTTTTATTATTAATGCTGGAATGTTAGAATTAACCAGTTTCTTTGTAAGTGGTATCCAATTTTCTAGTTTTTGGTCTGCCTTATTGACCGCTTTTGTTTTAAGCTTAGTTAATGGAGTAGTAATTAAGAATAATATGATATAA
- a CDS encoding CvfB family protein codes for MNTEIATVIVGMVTDENEKDYFVQKKGITYQLSKNEGEHRLGDHVEGFVYRNQKGQLKMTTKIPRIRQKHYAFGVVTKVRKDLGVFVNIGLPDKDIVVSCDDLPALTQLWPKEGDHLMISLTVDEKERVWGKLASENVIRSVTRRGTKEEHNQNVEAIVVQPKLVGTYVLTTQYQLGFIHPSERYVEPRLGERVSARVIGVRPDGVLNLSLKPRAHEVIAPDAAMIMTFLEQSPLGALPFSDRSTPEEIQKQFAISKGQFKRALGKLLKEGKVYQKDGWIYLKEE; via the coding sequence TTGAATACAGAGATTGCGACTGTAATTGTCGGAATGGTTACCGATGAAAATGAAAAAGATTATTTTGTTCAAAAAAAAGGAATTACTTATCAATTAAGTAAAAATGAAGGGGAACATCGTTTAGGAGATCATGTAGAGGGATTTGTTTACCGTAACCAAAAAGGTCAATTAAAAATGACGACAAAAATCCCTCGTATCCGTCAAAAGCATTATGCCTTTGGTGTGGTAACAAAAGTACGTAAAGATCTAGGAGTCTTTGTTAATATTGGCTTACCAGATAAAGATATTGTTGTATCTTGTGATGATTTACCAGCATTAACTCAATTATGGCCTAAAGAAGGGGATCATTTGATGATTTCTTTAACAGTCGATGAAAAAGAGCGTGTATGGGGAAAATTAGCCAGTGAAAATGTCATTCGCTCTGTAACCCGTCGTGGTACAAAAGAAGAACATAATCAAAATGTAGAGGCCATTGTAGTACAACCTAAATTGGTAGGAACTTACGTCTTAACTACACAATATCAATTAGGATTTATTCATCCAAGTGAGCGCTATGTAGAGCCAAGATTAGGAGAAAGAGTTTCTGCTCGAGTAATTGGTGTTCGTCCTGATGGTGTTTTAAATTTAAGTTTAAAACCAAGGGCGCACGAAGTAATTGCACCAGATGCGGCAATGATTATGACTTTTTTAGAGCAATCTCCATTAGGAGCTCTTCCTTTTAGTGACCGCTCTACCCCAGAGGAAATTCAAAAACAATTTGCTATTAGTAAAGGACAATTTAAACGAGCATTAGGAAAATTATTGAAAGAAGGAAAAGTCTACCAAAAAGATGGTTGGATTTATTTGAAAGAGGAGTAA
- a CDS encoding Fur family transcriptional regulator has translation MDKKENPVLLTTIQSYLHQHGYKLTPQREEIIRVLLHTRDHLSVEDIYSILKRQNLNIGLATVYRTMDILYDIKVVDKVSFGDHIVRYEWRKESLNRAHHHLFCTECGKIIELDDDLLSMLDRVIRDKYEFYLEDHPLSLYGVCADCKHKKEEK, from the coding sequence ATGGATAAAAAGGAAAATCCAGTGTTATTAACGACCATTCAAAGCTATTTACATCAACATGGATATAAGCTGACACCACAGCGAGAAGAAATTATTCGTGTGTTATTACATACTAGAGATCATTTATCTGTGGAAGATATCTATTCTATTTTAAAACGTCAAAATTTGAATATTGGACTAGCAACTGTATATCGAACAATGGATATTCTTTATGATATTAAAGTCGTAGATAAAGTATCCTTTGGCGATCATATTGTTCGCTATGAGTGGCGAAAAGAAAGCTTAAATCGTGCTCATCATCATTTGTTTTGTACTGAATGTGGAAAAATTATTGAATTAGATGATGATTTATTAAGCATGCTTGATCGTGTGATTCGAGATAAGTATGAGTTTTATTTAGAAGATCATCCTTTATCATTATATGGAGTCTGTGCAGATTGTAAGCATAAAAAAGAGGAAAAATAA
- the xerD gene encoding site-specific tyrosine recombinase XerD, with the protein MEEAILDYLHFLKVEKGLSKNTLESYQRDLLHFMQAMQEKKKTKWSEVTRTDILAFLEEKKENYAASSVNRYISALRQFYLFLRQDKWIEENPMQYIDTPKKVQHLPDTLTLEEVERILETPDTKDPLGLRNRAILEVMYATGLRVSELIHLQQKELHLAMGFIQTIGKGNKERIIPIGDVAVRWLERYFSEARPRLVKGEVPEVFVNAHGRPLTRQGIWKNIKAIVRDAGIKKNVTPHTLRHSFATHLLENGADLRMVQELLGHASISTTQIYTHVTKQRMAKIYQEFFPRE; encoded by the coding sequence ATGGAAGAAGCAATTTTAGATTACTTACATTTTTTAAAAGTAGAAAAAGGGTTATCTAAAAATACATTAGAAAGCTATCAAAGAGACCTTTTGCATTTTATGCAAGCGATGCAAGAAAAAAAGAAAACAAAATGGTCGGAAGTGACAAGAACCGATATTTTAGCGTTTTTAGAAGAAAAAAAAGAAAACTATGCAGCCAGTTCAGTGAATCGATATATTTCAGCTTTACGTCAGTTTTATTTATTTTTGCGACAAGATAAATGGATTGAAGAAAATCCGATGCAGTATATTGATACACCAAAAAAAGTGCAACATCTTCCTGATACTTTGACCTTAGAAGAAGTGGAGCGAATTTTGGAAACTCCAGATACAAAAGACCCTTTAGGATTGCGTAATCGTGCGATTTTGGAAGTGATGTATGCGACAGGATTACGAGTATCGGAATTAATTCATTTACAACAAAAAGAACTTCATTTAGCAATGGGCTTTATTCAAACCATTGGGAAAGGAAATAAAGAGAGAATTATCCCGATTGGAGATGTAGCCGTACGTTGGTTGGAACGTTATTTTTCTGAGGCTAGACCACGATTAGTTAAAGGAGAAGTGCCTGAAGTATTTGTTAATGCTCATGGTAGACCATTAACTCGACAAGGAATTTGGAAAAATATTAAAGCGATTGTGCGAGATGCAGGAATTAAAAAAAATGTTACTCCGCATACGTTACGCCATAGTTTTGCGACTCATTTATTAGAAAATGGAGCAGATTTACGTATGGTTCAAGAATTATTAGGACACGCGAGCATTTCAACTACGCAAATTTATACCCATGTAACAAAACAAAGAATGGCCAAGATTTATCAAGAATTTTTCCCAAGGGAGTAA
- a CDS encoding segregation and condensation protein A: MDELNVKVGSFEGPLELLLHLIKKLEIDIYDIPMTLITEQYLQYMKQLPKEDWDQTSKYMVMAATLLAIKSKMLLPIEQQEEQEDPRKELVEQLLTYQQYQEAAEWLDEKQEGKYGCFSHDSYNLEPYQKEVQLEMGKYQAQQLYQAIAHLQLRAKTEGEAQEKFIWKDHWTIGGQMRWLEEQLRHHSSFSLQKSWQGKPSLYKVTTFSALLELVKRDEMVAIQEKNFGEIIIRGRECE; this comes from the coding sequence ATGGACGAATTAAATGTGAAAGTGGGCAGTTTTGAAGGCCCTTTAGAATTATTGCTACATCTAATTAAAAAATTAGAAATTGATATTTATGATATTCCTATGACTTTAATTACGGAACAATATTTACAATATATGAAGCAATTACCAAAAGAAGATTGGGATCAGACGAGTAAATATATGGTGATGGCAGCAACTTTATTAGCGATTAAAAGTAAAATGTTATTACCTATTGAGCAACAAGAGGAACAAGAAGATCCTCGTAAAGAACTTGTAGAGCAATTATTGACGTATCAGCAATATCAAGAAGCCGCAGAATGGTTAGATGAAAAGCAAGAGGGAAAATATGGCTGTTTTAGTCATGATAGTTATAATTTAGAACCTTATCAAAAAGAAGTTCAGTTAGAAATGGGAAAATATCAAGCTCAACAACTATATCAGGCAATTGCTCATTTACAATTACGTGCGAAAACAGAAGGGGAAGCACAAGAAAAATTTATTTGGAAAGATCACTGGACGATTGGTGGACAAATGCGTTGGCTAGAAGAACAGTTGCGACATCATTCTTCTTTTAGTTTACAAAAAAGTTGGCAAGGAAAACCTTCTCTTTATAAAGTAACTACTTTTTCAGCTTTATTAGAACTAGTAAAACGCGATGAAATGGTCGCAATACAAGAGAAAAATTTTGGCGAAATTATCATTAGAGGAAGGGAATGCGAGTGA